From one Lolium rigidum isolate FL_2022 chromosome 4, APGP_CSIRO_Lrig_0.1, whole genome shotgun sequence genomic stretch:
- the LOC124649608 gene encoding pentatricopeptide repeat-containing protein At4g14050, mitochondrial-like produces the protein MLSPAAAVVAAVRAAAGSRPAVRCAHATLLKEGLALHPPAPSLLVSAYAKCRLLPDARQLFDESPQRDLHLYSSLLAAISNSDSPALVLPLLRRMLSVDALQPDHFVLASIASASARLRSLSLGKQVHGHFVASPYSDDNVVKSSLIDMYCKCGVPEEARKVFDSMTAKNNVVWTALVSGYASNGYTDEALQLFRSMPGRGGLFTWTALISGFVKAGECVRAVELFVDMRRDGVTIDDAFLLSAITGGAADLAALVMGRQLHGLSMRLGFLSSMMVGNALVDMYSKCSDIHSAREVFEEITVCDIISWTTMIVGEAQHGRAEDAFALYDRMVLAGVKPNEVTFVGLIYACSHAGLVQKGRQLFDSVKQEYGINPGLQLYTCYIDLLSRSGHLSEAEELITRMPYEPDEAVWGSLLSACKKHNNAEMSIRVADNLLELRPKYPSTYVLLSNVYAVNGKWGSVDTVRKLMTNTKILKEPGYSRIDVGRESRLFHAGEVPLDMREAILAFLDELVVEMRQRGYVPDTSSVMHDLEEHEKEHHLFLHSERLAVAFGILKSPPGSVIRVVKNLRVCEDCHTVMKLMSEIFQRKISVRDASRFHHFEDGKCSCSDFW, from the coding sequence ATGctctctcccgccgccgccgtcgttgcGGCCGTTCGTGCGGCGGCGGGTTCGCGGCCGGCCGTACGCTGCGCCCACGCAACTCTACTCAAGGAGGGCCTGGCTCTCCACCCTCCCGCGCCGTCCCTCCTTGTCTCCGCCTATGCCAAATGCCGCCTGCTCCCCGACGCCCGTCAACTGTTCGACGAATCCCCGCAGCGGGATCTGCACCTCTACTCGTCACTCCTCGCTGCCATATCCAACTCCGACTCTCCCGCCCTTGTTCTACCTCTGCTCCGCCGCATGCTCTCGGTAGATGCCCTCCAACCCGACCATTTTGTGCTTGCTTCCATCGCCAGTGCCTCCGCCAGGTTGCGCAGCCTCAGTCTTGGTAAGCAGGTACATGGACATTTTGTTGCTTCCCCATATAGCGACGACAACGTTGTCAAGTCATCGCTTATCGACATGTACTGCAAATGTGGTGTCCCGGAAGAAGCCAGGAAGGTGTTTGACAGTATGACTGCCAAGAACAATGTCGTGTGGACTGCGCTTGTTTCTGGGTACGCGTCAAACGGCTATACTGACGAGGCGCTACAGCTCTTTCGGAGCATGCCTGGACGCGGAGGCCTCTTTACATGGACTGCGCTCATATCAGGATTTGTAAAAGCTGGCGAGTGTGTTAGAGCGGTGGAGCTGTTTGTTGATATGAGGCGAGATGGCGTCACTATTGATGATGCGTTTTTGTTGTCAGCTATAACTGGTGGAGCTGCAGACCTGGCTGCACTTGTTATGGGAAGGCAGTTGCATGGTTTATCCATGAGGCTTGGGTTCTTGTCCAGCATGATGGTTGGGAATGCGTTGGTTGACATGTATTCCAAATGTAGCGACATACACTCTGCTAGAGAAGTTTTTGAAGAGATTACAGTGTGTGACATCATCTCGTGGACGACAATGATTGTCGGAGAGGCACAACATGGTCGAGCTGAGGACGCTTTTGCTCTTTATGACCGGATGGTTCTTGCAGGAGTGAAGCCCAATGAAGTGACCTTTGTAGGGCTGATTTACGCCTGTAGCCATGCTGGTCTTGTTCAGAAAGGGCGCCAATTGTTTGACTCGGTGAAGCAGGAGTATGGCATCAATCCTGGATTGCAACTCTACACATGCTACATAGATCTTCTTAGTCGCTCGGGCCATTTATCAGAAGCTGAAGAACTCATCACTAGGATGCCATATGAACCTGATGAAGCTGTTTGGGGGTCCCTACTGAGCGCATGCAAGAAACACAACAATGCTGAAATGTCTATTAGGGTTGCTGATAACCTATTGGAGCTTAGACCAAAATATCCATCAACATATGTCTTGTTATCTAATGTTTATGCAGTGAATGGCAAGTGGGGTTCTGTGGACACTGTAAGAAAGCTGATGACTAATACAAAGATACTGAAAGAGCCTGGGTATAGCAGGATTGATGTTGGAAGAGAATCTCGTCTGTTTCATGCTGGGGAAGTGCCACTTGATATGAGAGAAGCAATTCTAGCTTTTCTTGATGAATTGGTCGTGGAAATGCGCCAGAGGGGGTATGTCCCTGATACCAGTTCCGTGATGCATGATTTAGAGGAGCATGAAAAGGAGCATCATCTGTTCCTGCACAGTGAGAGACTGGCTGTTGCCTTTGGAATCCTCAAGTCTCCACCGGGATCAGTGATCCGCGTGGTGAAGAACCTCCGGGTCTGTGAGGACTGTCATACAGTGATGAAGTTGATGAGTGAAATTTTCCAGAGGAAGATCAGTGTGAGAGATGCTAGTCGCTTTCACCATTTTGAAGATGGGAAGTGCTCTTGTAGCGACTTCTGGTAG